From the genome of Edaphobacter dinghuensis, one region includes:
- the flgK gene encoding flagellar hook-associated protein FlgK has protein sequence MGTLSSLMDLSREALMADQNALNITANNVSNQNTPGYTREVVNWQPADAVTLSGTSYSIGVSSTAVSVRDRVLEQRVQQQTQTQAQSGALQTALQQVQDIFGLTSTSTSASSTTLGSAVDSFFNSLSSLESNPADTSARQAVLTAANNLTSAFNSASNQLSQVSTGLDQQVGTTVGQINSLTTTIASLNQQIATISPNADAGTLEDQRQLAIAQLSQYVGLDQMTTESNGITLTTANGAILVSGSQSYALSTTQVAGKTDVVANGQDITSGITGGQLGGVLQARDQNLPTYASALDNLAYGIGTAVNQQNALGTDGNGNPGGAIFTLPTSAAGAAGLIQVATSDPKAIAAAATGEGSSGSGNAIALADLSTANVAGGQTASGFLASFLGQVGNDTAGATTNNTAQQATLTQLTSQRDSLSGVSLDEEASNLTQYQRSYEAAAKVFSIVDSIMASALNLGVETTVT, from the coding sequence ATGGGAACGCTGAGCTCGCTGATGGACCTGTCCCGGGAAGCCTTGATGGCGGACCAGAACGCTCTGAACATAACTGCAAACAATGTGTCGAACCAGAATACACCGGGCTATACACGTGAGGTGGTGAACTGGCAGCCGGCCGATGCTGTAACGCTGAGCGGCACAAGCTATAGCATCGGAGTTTCGAGCACTGCGGTGTCCGTGCGCGACCGGGTTCTTGAACAGCGTGTACAGCAGCAGACGCAGACGCAGGCGCAGAGTGGAGCGTTGCAGACGGCACTGCAGCAGGTGCAGGACATCTTTGGCCTGACCTCGACGAGCACATCGGCCAGCTCGACGACGCTTGGCTCCGCGGTGGATTCCTTCTTCAATTCGCTCTCGTCGCTTGAGAGCAATCCTGCGGATACGTCGGCCCGACAGGCAGTGCTGACTGCGGCGAACAATTTGACCTCGGCTTTCAACTCTGCGTCGAACCAGCTTTCTCAGGTGAGCACGGGACTCGACCAGCAGGTCGGCACAACGGTGGGCCAGATCAATTCGTTGACGACGACGATTGCCTCGCTGAACCAGCAGATCGCGACGATCAGCCCCAACGCGGATGCGGGAACGCTTGAGGATCAACGGCAACTTGCGATTGCACAGTTGTCGCAGTATGTCGGACTGGACCAGATGACGACCGAATCGAATGGCATTACATTGACGACCGCGAACGGTGCGATTCTGGTGAGCGGCAGTCAATCATATGCGCTGAGCACGACGCAGGTGGCCGGAAAGACCGACGTGGTTGCTAATGGGCAGGACATCACTTCGGGTATTACCGGCGGACAGCTTGGCGGTGTCTTGCAGGCGAGAGATCAGAATCTGCCGACGTATGCGAGTGCGCTGGATAATCTCGCTTATGGGATTGGGACGGCGGTGAACCAGCAGAATGCGCTGGGGACCGATGGCAACGGTAATCCTGGGGGAGCGATCTTCACGCTGCCGACCAGCGCTGCCGGTGCGGCGGGTTTGATTCAGGTGGCAACCAGCGACCCGAAGGCGATTGCGGCGGCTGCAACAGGCGAAGGATCTTCGGGTAGTGGCAACGCAATTGCGCTGGCGGATCTTTCGACAGCGAATGTTGCCGGCGGACAGACGGCCTCGGGATTTCTAGCTTCGTTTCTTGGCCAGGTCGGCAATGATACGGCCGGGGCGACTACTAACAATACGGCTCAGCAGGCTACTTTGACACAGCTTACGAGTCAGCGAGACTCGCTCTCCGGTGTCTCGCTTGATGAGGAGGCGTCGAACCTGACGCAGTATCAGCGCTCCTATGAGGCTGCGGCGAAGGTGTTCTCGATTGTCGATTCGATTATGGCCAGCGCGTTGAATCTAGGCGTGGAGACGACGGTGACCTAA
- the pdxT gene encoding pyridoxal 5'-phosphate synthase glutaminase subunit PdxT → MPKTLTIGVLALQGAFEAHAKALEALGVTAKLIRNPAELKDLDGLIIPGGESTTFLKFLERDGFLDVLQSFVEATPTFGTCAGAILLANHVENPTQKSLAVLDITVERNAYGRQIDSAILTAPTKLEGDPLEMVFIRAPRITHTGPGVETLAERDGFPVLVRQGHLLAATFHPELSADTRVHQLFLDLVQEHTKA, encoded by the coding sequence ATGCCCAAAACCCTCACCATCGGTGTACTTGCCCTGCAAGGCGCATTTGAAGCCCACGCAAAAGCCCTCGAAGCCCTCGGCGTCACCGCGAAGCTCATTCGCAACCCGGCAGAGCTCAAGGACCTCGACGGCCTCATCATCCCCGGCGGCGAATCCACCACCTTTTTGAAGTTCCTCGAGCGAGACGGCTTCCTCGATGTCCTGCAATCCTTCGTCGAGGCCACCCCTACCTTCGGCACCTGCGCCGGAGCCATTCTGCTGGCAAACCATGTAGAAAATCCAACACAGAAATCTCTCGCCGTCCTCGACATCACCGTTGAGCGCAACGCCTACGGCCGCCAGATCGACTCCGCCATTCTCACCGCGCCGACAAAGCTCGAAGGCGACCCACTAGAGATGGTCTTCATCCGCGCTCCCCGCATCACCCACACTGGGCCCGGCGTTGAAACCCTCGCAGAGCGCGACGGCTTCCCCGTCCTCGTTCGCCAGGGCCACCTGCTTGCCGCTACTTTTCACCCAGAGCTAAGCGCCGACACCCGCGTCCACCAGCTCTTCCTCGATCTCGTTCAAGAGCACACCAAGGCGTAG
- a CDS encoding dienelactone hydrolase family protein has product MSEWLKVKASDGNELSVYVARPEGEPIGAIVLVQEIFGVNWHIRNVADEYAKEGYVVVAPALFDRYERDVELKYEGEDAKRAGEFWKKLNPETALLDIAVAYEVAKEVGRGIGVLGFCYGGLMSWLTATRGETLKMQPSCCVGYYPGGIGKYATEEPSCPVMLHFGGADSHIGADQIEAVRTAHPDVEIYVYEGAGHAFNRSVDPNTHHAASAALARKRTLAFFKTNVA; this is encoded by the coding sequence ATGAGCGAATGGTTGAAGGTGAAGGCGTCGGATGGCAATGAGCTGAGCGTGTACGTGGCTCGTCCTGAGGGAGAGCCGATTGGGGCAATCGTGCTCGTGCAAGAGATCTTCGGCGTCAACTGGCATATACGCAATGTGGCTGACGAGTATGCCAAAGAGGGATACGTTGTGGTTGCTCCGGCTCTGTTCGACCGCTATGAGCGTGATGTGGAGCTGAAGTACGAAGGCGAGGACGCCAAGCGTGCCGGTGAGTTTTGGAAGAAGCTGAATCCTGAGACAGCGCTGCTGGATATCGCGGTGGCCTATGAAGTAGCAAAGGAAGTAGGCAGGGGCATTGGCGTGCTCGGGTTTTGCTACGGCGGCTTGATGAGCTGGCTGACGGCGACGCGGGGCGAGACGCTGAAGATGCAGCCTTCGTGCTGCGTCGGCTACTACCCCGGAGGGATTGGGAAGTATGCCACCGAGGAGCCGAGCTGCCCGGTGATGCTGCACTTTGGCGGTGCCGATAGCCATATTGGAGCCGATCAGATTGAGGCGGTGCGAACGGCTCATCCTGATGTCGAGATCTATGTTTACGAGGGCGCGGGGCATGCGTTCAATCGCAGTGTGGACCCGAATACGCATCATGCGGCATCTGCTGCATTGGCGCGGAAGCGGACGCTGGCTTTTTTCAAGACGAATGTTGCCTGA
- a CDS encoding flagellin N-terminal helical domain-containing protein, translating into MRVDPNYVSNLVGALNQSSSLEATLTNELSSGLRVTSLQDDPTAVAESTVMGSAISKDDTFVQTASGTQSMMQVSDSTLGEIVSQLTSAVSLAVSGSNGTLNSANIASVQQQLTGIRDQVLSLANTSYLGQALFAGSQGSVKPFTLNTSTSPATTSYVGDTNVNYVETPSGQKIQTNLAGSDVFGSGSTGVFGALNQLIADFAGGTASASAVADTGTLSAALSNVSAQRSLLDGSLSRLQATSTYAQTEESQFKVQQGNLVSADPASVATQLSAAETQNQALMSVMTALEKSDLFDYMQ; encoded by the coding sequence GTGAGGGTCGATCCGAATTATGTCAGCAATCTTGTGGGTGCGTTGAACCAGTCGAGCAGTCTGGAAGCTACGCTTACGAATGAGCTTTCGAGTGGGCTGCGAGTTACTTCTTTGCAGGACGATCCGACAGCGGTGGCAGAGAGTACGGTGATGGGCAGCGCGATCTCGAAGGACGACACCTTTGTGCAGACCGCATCCGGGACGCAGTCCATGATGCAGGTCTCGGATTCGACGCTGGGCGAGATCGTGAGCCAACTGACTTCGGCGGTATCGCTGGCGGTTTCGGGAAGTAACGGAACACTCAACTCGGCCAACATCGCCAGCGTGCAGCAACAGTTGACCGGAATTCGCGATCAAGTCTTGTCGCTGGCGAATACGAGCTACCTTGGGCAGGCGCTCTTTGCAGGCAGCCAGGGATCGGTCAAGCCGTTTACGTTGAACACCTCGACTTCACCTGCCACGACCAGCTATGTGGGGGACACGAACGTCAACTATGTTGAGACACCAAGCGGGCAAAAGATCCAGACGAATCTTGCGGGATCGGATGTCTTTGGCTCGGGTAGCACGGGTGTCTTTGGAGCGTTGAACCAATTGATCGCCGATTTTGCAGGGGGGACGGCCAGCGCAAGTGCTGTCGCCGATACCGGAACTCTGTCGGCTGCGCTTAGCAATGTATCTGCACAACGCAGTCTGCTGGATGGTTCACTGAGTCGTCTGCAAGCGACAAGCACGTATGCACAGACAGAGGAGAGCCAGTTCAAGGTGCAGCAGGGAAACCTGGTCTCTGCCGATCCGGCTTCGGTGGCGACGCAGCTAAGTGCGGCTGAGACGCAGAATCAAGCATTGATGAGCGTAATGACTGCACTTGAGAAGTCAGATCTGTTTGACTACATGCAATAG
- a CDS encoding chemotaxis protein CheX: protein MQATENPTPHHEIVNRLDTAVSEVFEMMLERSCDPMDGDVNIVDGRIVARIQFTGAVSGECILYASPATAAVTAEALLGTASSEPADPMVDDAIGELCNMIAGGWKSKLEHPQAGCLISVPAVTREGLGALEGKFGTKFSRTYSFQGNVFGIVLAF, encoded by the coding sequence ATGCAGGCAACTGAGAATCCCACCCCGCATCACGAAATCGTCAACCGTCTCGACACCGCCGTCTCCGAAGTCTTCGAGATGATGCTCGAGCGAAGCTGCGACCCCATGGATGGAGATGTCAACATCGTTGACGGCAGAATCGTAGCCCGAATCCAGTTCACCGGTGCCGTCTCCGGCGAGTGCATCCTCTACGCCAGCCCCGCTACCGCTGCCGTCACCGCCGAAGCCCTGCTCGGCACAGCCTCCTCCGAGCCCGCCGACCCCATGGTCGACGACGCTATCGGCGAGCTCTGCAACATGATCGCCGGCGGATGGAAGAGCAAGCTCGAACACCCGCAGGCAGGCTGCCTTATCTCCGTCCCCGCCGTCACCCGCGAGGGCCTCGGCGCCCTGGAGGGCAAGTTCGGCACAAAGTTCAGCCGCACCTACTCCTTCCAGGGCAATGTCTTCGGCATCGTCCTCGCGTTCTGA
- a CDS encoding flagellar basal body L-ring protein FlgH: protein MTVFMQIGWGAKTKDWSGEQIVPPVATPLTPRQSGNGGMGPFVAGAIGVLLLLMAACSLHAQVQAIKKAMAPKPSVAETSLDSYLERVRTANSNVQPTSGSIWTDNGRLTRMNTDVRAMRPHDLISVVVEENLAASTDGTVKNSRTSNANSGISGLIGTLHAGNALQNLINANATAGLNAQGASATNSSLSTVFGGQVMAVLPNGILVIEAARQVEFSQQTQTIVLHGLVRPEDISQQNQVLSTAISSLELEVRGKGIVNDYTHRQNALVRLLQQILIF from the coding sequence ATGACCGTCTTTATGCAGATTGGGTGGGGGGCGAAGACAAAAGATTGGTCAGGCGAGCAGATCGTTCCACCGGTTGCAACGCCGTTAACGCCACGACAGTCTGGAAACGGGGGAATGGGGCCTTTTGTCGCTGGAGCGATTGGGGTGCTGCTGTTGCTGATGGCTGCCTGTTCGCTGCACGCGCAGGTTCAGGCGATTAAAAAAGCGATGGCGCCGAAGCCGAGCGTTGCGGAGACGTCGCTCGACTCGTATCTCGAGCGGGTGCGCACCGCGAATTCGAATGTACAGCCCACGTCGGGATCGATCTGGACGGACAATGGACGGCTGACCCGCATGAATACGGATGTTCGTGCGATGCGGCCTCATGACCTGATCTCAGTAGTGGTAGAGGAGAACCTTGCAGCTTCAACTGATGGAACGGTGAAGAACTCGCGCACTTCGAATGCGAACTCCGGAATCTCCGGATTAATTGGAACCTTGCACGCGGGCAATGCTCTTCAGAATTTGATTAATGCAAACGCGACGGCGGGACTGAACGCTCAAGGTGCGAGCGCGACCAATTCGAGCTTGAGCACAGTCTTTGGAGGACAGGTGATGGCAGTGCTTCCAAATGGAATACTTGTGATCGAAGCGGCTCGACAGGTTGAGTTCAGCCAGCAGACACAGACGATTGTTCTTCATGGACTGGTGCGGCCTGAGGACATCTCTCAACAAAATCAGGTGCTTTCGACTGCGATTTCAAGCCTAGAGCTTGAGGTTCGAGGAAAAGGCATCGTCAACGATTACACCCACCGCCAGAATGCGCTCGTCCGGCTTCTGCAACAGATCTTGATCTTCTAA
- a CDS encoding pirin family protein, translated as MAEQKKVLGVYGPGSNHWVGDGFPVRNLFPSNGLEAEVNPFLMLDYAGPNEFKPSGKTPGVGQHPHRGFETVTIAYQGSVEHRDSAGNSGVIYPGDVQWMTAASGVVHEEMHEKEFARKGGIFEMVQLWVNLPKAVKMSKPRYQAITKEQIPVVEFGTGGHARVIAGEFNGVKGPALTFTPVNLFDVVLKAGEKVEIPLPEGHNASIVLRKGDVSIDGTHSLTGEARIATLSQSGSGVAIEAKKDSTLLVLSGEPIQEPVASYGPFVMNTREELVQAVEDYKAGKMGQLA; from the coding sequence ATGGCAGAGCAGAAAAAAGTGCTTGGAGTATATGGACCGGGATCGAACCACTGGGTTGGCGACGGTTTTCCGGTGAGAAACCTGTTTCCCTCGAATGGGCTGGAGGCGGAGGTCAATCCCTTCCTGATGCTCGATTATGCAGGACCGAACGAGTTCAAGCCGTCAGGCAAGACCCCGGGAGTGGGGCAGCATCCGCACCGCGGTTTTGAGACAGTGACGATTGCGTATCAGGGCTCGGTGGAGCACCGCGACTCGGCGGGGAATTCGGGGGTGATCTATCCGGGAGACGTACAGTGGATGACGGCGGCTTCGGGTGTGGTGCATGAGGAGATGCATGAGAAGGAGTTCGCACGTAAGGGCGGAATCTTCGAGATGGTGCAGCTCTGGGTGAACCTGCCCAAGGCAGTGAAGATGTCGAAGCCTCGCTACCAGGCGATTACGAAGGAGCAGATTCCAGTCGTGGAGTTTGGAACAGGCGGACATGCGCGTGTGATCGCAGGCGAGTTCAACGGAGTCAAAGGTCCTGCTCTTACCTTTACGCCAGTCAATTTGTTTGATGTGGTGCTGAAGGCGGGAGAAAAAGTTGAGATTCCTTTGCCCGAGGGACACAACGCTTCGATTGTGCTGAGAAAGGGAGATGTCTCTATCGATGGGACGCACTCGCTGACAGGGGAGGCCCGGATTGCGACGTTGAGCCAGTCGGGGAGCGGTGTTGCCATCGAAGCTAAGAAGGACTCGACGCTGCTGGTGCTGAGTGGCGAGCCTATTCAGGAACCGGTAGCCAGCTATGGGCCGTTTGTGATGAACACGCGGGAGGAGCTGGTGCAGGCAGTGGAGGACTACAAGGCCGGCAAGATGGGACAACTTGCGTAA
- a CDS encoding flagella basal body P-ring formation protein FlgA, producing the protein MIALAGLQSVTAFASACAATPAAAARLSGAKVVSPPMPNDKGYRVASVRWDPVMRQSWATIVSCGHPEWPSLSLRTAGTDPAVHGLSTQVREEGSPLVRAGDVVELWRQEDLLRIEVSGVAEQSGSMGETIRVRLLRRPGSSQSAEEQFSGVVRGRADVEMQP; encoded by the coding sequence TTGATTGCACTGGCGGGGTTGCAGAGTGTAACTGCCTTTGCGTCGGCCTGCGCTGCGACACCAGCGGCTGCCGCAAGATTGTCCGGAGCGAAGGTTGTATCTCCGCCGATGCCGAATGACAAAGGCTATCGTGTGGCCAGCGTTCGCTGGGATCCAGTGATGCGTCAGAGCTGGGCGACGATTGTCAGCTGTGGGCATCCTGAGTGGCCGAGTCTTTCACTGCGTACCGCTGGCACCGATCCCGCAGTGCATGGATTGAGCACGCAGGTTCGTGAGGAGGGTTCTCCGCTGGTACGTGCAGGGGATGTCGTCGAGCTTTGGCGGCAGGAAGACCTTTTACGAATCGAAGTGAGCGGCGTTGCAGAACAAAGCGGAAGCATGGGCGAGACCATTCGTGTGCGTTTGCTACGGCGGCCGGGCAGTAGTCAATCTGCGGAAGAGCAGTTCAGCGGAGTCGTTCGCGGGCGGGCAGATGTGGAGATGCAGCCATGA
- a CDS encoding YceI family protein, which translates to MKTVYAIDPAHSSAQFTIRHLMISNVRGDFKSVKGTVVYDPENLAASSIEAEIDVHSLNTRDENRDAHVKSEEFFHAAQYPSITFKSTKVEREGEGEFKVTGGLTIRGVTKEVVLKVEGPSDEAKDPWGNIRVGASATTKIKRSEFGLTWNAALETGGVMLGDDVKIELDVELVKQAAA; encoded by the coding sequence ATGAAGACTGTTTATGCAATAGATCCGGCGCACTCGAGTGCGCAGTTTACGATTCGCCATCTTATGATTTCTAACGTGCGTGGTGACTTCAAGAGTGTGAAGGGCACGGTTGTCTATGACCCGGAGAACCTTGCGGCTTCAAGCATCGAGGCGGAGATTGATGTCCACTCGCTGAATACGCGCGATGAGAACCGCGATGCTCATGTGAAGAGCGAGGAGTTTTTCCATGCCGCTCAGTATCCTTCCATCACGTTCAAGAGCACCAAGGTGGAGCGTGAAGGCGAAGGCGAGTTCAAGGTCACGGGCGGTCTCACGATTCGAGGCGTGACCAAGGAAGTGGTGCTGAAGGTTGAAGGGCCTTCCGACGAGGCGAAGGACCCCTGGGGCAACATTCGGGTTGGAGCTTCGGCCACGACCAAGATCAAGCGCAGCGAGTTTGGGCTGACGTGGAATGCGGCGCTCGAGACTGGCGGCGTTATGCTGGGCGACGATGTGAAGATCGAGCTTGACGTCGAGCTGGTGAAGCAGGCGGCGGCTTAA
- the flgG gene encoding flagellar basal-body rod protein FlgG, whose product MIRALYTAASGMSAQQANLDTVANNLANSATAGFRERRLQFEDMIYQNVIVPGSAESPQTDSAGLQIGLGTKSSASEVIMTQGDFNSTGNPMDLEIQGSGFFQVSRPDGTIAYTRAGSFHRSNQGTMVTADGDTVLPAITIPSNATNITISPYGIVTATIPGQTAAAQLGTIQLATFVNPGGLNSIGGNLLMPTDSSGNAITDTPGGNSGMGTLQQGGLENSNVDVVAEFVQMILAQRAYESNSKVVHVADDMYSQINGMIR is encoded by the coding sequence ATGATTCGAGCGTTATATACGGCAGCGAGCGGCATGAGCGCGCAACAGGCAAATCTGGACACGGTGGCGAACAATCTTGCCAACTCAGCGACGGCCGGGTTTCGTGAGCGAAGGCTGCAGTTTGAAGACATGATCTATCAGAACGTGATCGTGCCGGGATCGGCGGAGAGCCCGCAGACGGATTCGGCGGGGTTGCAGATTGGGTTGGGAACGAAGTCGTCGGCGAGCGAGGTCATCATGACGCAGGGTGACTTCAACTCTACCGGCAACCCGATGGACCTAGAGATTCAGGGATCCGGGTTCTTTCAGGTATCGCGACCCGATGGCACGATTGCGTACACGCGCGCGGGGAGTTTCCACCGCAGTAATCAGGGAACGATGGTGACTGCGGACGGAGACACGGTGCTGCCGGCGATTACGATTCCATCGAATGCGACGAACATCACGATCTCTCCTTATGGCATTGTGACGGCCACGATTCCGGGACAGACGGCGGCGGCGCAGCTGGGAACGATACAGCTGGCGACGTTCGTGAATCCGGGTGGCTTGAACTCGATCGGCGGCAACCTGCTGATGCCGACTGATTCTTCCGGCAATGCGATTACGGACACTCCAGGGGGAAACAGTGGAATGGGGACGCTGCAGCAGGGTGGTCTCGAGAACTCGAACGTCGACGTCGTGGCGGAGTTCGTGCAGATGATTCTGGCGCAGCGCGCGTATGAGAGCAACTCCAAGGTCGTGCATGTGGCCGACGATATGTATTCACAGATCAACGGCATGATTCGATAG
- a CDS encoding flagellar basal body P-ring protein FlgI: MTVRKIVCRSLILIALLALTLQGFAVDAGEVPQREARVKDIASIEGIRDNQLVGYGIVVGLQGTGDSQQTTFPTQTLAATLLRMGVSVPAASIRVQNLAAVFVEATLPPFARPGTKLDVTVSSAGDARSLEGGLLLMTPLYGADGKIYAQGQGPLVVGGYSVSVNGNTKQYNHPNTARVPYGAIVERGVPLDLEGRNKFSLLLNDADFRTAEAVSQAINRELGRQAAHALDSREIDLEVAHGEDVPELLAQVESVEVPVFPRAKVVVNERTGTVVIGGTVVLQPVSILHGGLAINVVSQFEVSQPNAFSSGGASQVVQQTRITARDKPVNRIELKQGATVDDLVRSLQTIGASARDVISILQAMKSAGALEAEIEVL; the protein is encoded by the coding sequence ATGACGGTAAGAAAAATTGTTTGTCGCAGTCTGATATTGATTGCCTTGCTTGCATTGACGTTACAGGGATTTGCCGTCGATGCAGGGGAGGTGCCGCAGCGAGAGGCACGAGTGAAAGATATCGCTTCGATCGAAGGCATTCGCGACAATCAATTGGTTGGCTACGGCATCGTGGTGGGGTTGCAGGGGACGGGCGACAGCCAACAGACGACCTTTCCAACGCAGACACTGGCTGCGACCTTGCTGCGCATGGGGGTCAGCGTGCCCGCGGCTTCGATCCGGGTGCAGAACCTTGCGGCTGTGTTTGTCGAAGCGACGTTGCCGCCGTTCGCGAGGCCGGGCACCAAGCTCGACGTGACTGTATCCTCTGCTGGCGACGCGAGGAGCCTTGAGGGCGGATTGCTGTTGATGACACCGCTCTATGGCGCCGATGGCAAAATCTACGCGCAGGGGCAGGGGCCATTGGTGGTTGGCGGCTACTCGGTTAGCGTGAATGGAAATACGAAGCAGTATAACCATCCGAATACGGCGCGTGTTCCTTATGGCGCAATTGTAGAGCGGGGCGTGCCGCTTGACCTGGAGGGGCGAAACAAGTTTTCACTGTTGCTGAACGATGCAGATTTTCGGACTGCTGAAGCTGTTTCGCAGGCGATCAATCGCGAGCTGGGAAGGCAGGCGGCACATGCGCTCGACAGCAGGGAGATCGATCTCGAGGTTGCGCACGGCGAGGATGTTCCCGAGCTGCTGGCGCAGGTGGAGTCGGTCGAGGTGCCGGTCTTTCCCAGGGCAAAGGTCGTAGTCAATGAGCGAACGGGTACGGTGGTCATCGGCGGAACGGTGGTGCTACAACCGGTGTCGATTTTGCATGGTGGTTTGGCGATCAATGTTGTGAGTCAGTTCGAGGTATCGCAGCCGAATGCCTTCTCTTCTGGAGGCGCCAGCCAGGTGGTGCAACAGACGAGGATTACTGCGCGGGATAAACCGGTCAATCGCATTGAGTTGAAGCAGGGAGCGACGGTAGATGACCTGGTGCGGAGCCTGCAGACGATTGGAGCGTCGGCGCGGGATGTGATCTCGATCCTTCAGGCTATGAAGTCTGCGGGTGCTTTGGAAGCGGAGATTGAGGTGCTATGA
- the flgM gene encoding flagellar biosynthesis anti-sigma factor FlgM: MSYTNGIGNLQQALSSIKPATTQPASQVTESTSTSQQRSTVAAPAKQADQTNLSSAGGMIAHALEGSDVRTDKVAALQKAIASGNYNVSSSDVAGKMIDSLLE; the protein is encoded by the coding sequence ATGAGTTACACAAATGGGATCGGAAACCTGCAGCAGGCGCTTAGCTCGATTAAGCCTGCAACGACACAGCCGGCCTCTCAGGTGACAGAGTCAACGAGTACCTCACAGCAGCGCAGCACGGTTGCGGCTCCAGCTAAGCAGGCCGATCAGACGAATCTGAGCTCTGCCGGCGGAATGATCGCGCACGCACTTGAGGGTTCCGATGTGCGGACGGACAAGGTTGCAGCTTTGCAGAAGGCGATTGCCTCGGGAAACTATAACGTTTCTTCGTCGGATGTGGCCGGCAAGATGATCGACTCTCTGCTGGAGTAG
- a CDS encoding response regulator — protein sequence MRALIIDDSAVMRKVIERALRQAGLELTEVLQASNGEEALQALRDDHGKSNPLSLILSDINMPVMDGLQFLEQRRDEKLAVGIPVVMITTEGSEPLVLRAISAGAQGYICKPFTAEQVKARVVPLLRAA from the coding sequence TTGCGAGCTCTGATTATTGATGATTCAGCAGTGATGAGGAAGGTGATCGAACGGGCGCTTCGCCAGGCTGGCCTCGAGCTCACCGAAGTTTTACAGGCCTCCAACGGCGAAGAGGCCCTGCAGGCACTACGCGACGACCACGGTAAATCCAATCCGCTTTCCCTGATTCTCAGCGACATCAACATGCCTGTGATGGACGGCCTGCAATTTCTCGAGCAGCGACGCGACGAAAAGCTCGCCGTCGGCATCCCCGTCGTCATGATCACCACCGAAGGCAGCGAACCGCTCGTTCTGCGCGCCATCTCTGCCGGGGCGCAGGGCTACATCTGTAAGCCCTTCACCGCAGAACAGGTAAAGGCCCGCGTCGTGCCCCTGCTGCGAGCGGCCTAG
- a CDS encoding flagellar hook-basal body protein — protein sequence MAALRPLTCISTGMDSGLYAAYTGLLARTQALDTAANNLANAGTTGFRAQRDYFSGVLTGGMDQESSAGASQVGQSVNDFGVLGGNLLDMGQGELTATGDPLDFALQGQGFFAIQTANGIRYTRDGSFRRSAAGLLETSAGEPVLDVNQQSITIPSGAVHVGPDGSISVTTQNGNAIVGQVGVFDFSDRSVLEAEGTNRFSAGGVKPVAGAATLVQGSVEGSNEDAIHGTMQLVLVQRQAEMMQKALSVFDTSFDKVAAEDLPRV from the coding sequence ATGGCAGCACTTCGGCCACTGACCTGCATTAGCACGGGCATGGATAGCGGCTTATATGCGGCATACACCGGTCTGCTGGCGCGCACGCAGGCGCTCGATACTGCGGCCAACAATCTGGCGAACGCGGGAACGACGGGCTTTCGAGCGCAGCGGGATTACTTCAGCGGTGTGCTGACGGGCGGGATGGATCAGGAGAGTTCGGCTGGGGCGTCGCAGGTTGGCCAGTCGGTCAATGACTTTGGTGTGCTTGGAGGCAACCTGCTGGACATGGGGCAGGGAGAGTTGACGGCGACGGGGGATCCGCTGGACTTCGCGCTGCAGGGGCAGGGATTTTTCGCGATACAGACGGCGAATGGGATTCGCTATACGCGGGACGGCTCATTCAGGCGGTCGGCAGCCGGGCTGCTGGAGACGAGCGCAGGAGAGCCGGTGCTCGACGTTAATCAGCAGAGCATCACGATCCCGAGCGGTGCGGTGCATGTGGGGCCGGACGGGAGCATCTCGGTGACGACGCAGAATGGCAACGCCATTGTGGGGCAGGTGGGTGTCTTCGATTTCAGCGATCGGTCGGTGCTTGAGGCTGAGGGGACGAATCGTTTTTCGGCAGGGGGAGTAAAGCCGGTAGCGGGAGCGGCGACTCTGGTTCAGGGATCGGTTGAGGGTTCGAATGAGGATGCGATTCATGGCACCATGCAGCTGGTGCTGGTGCAGCGACAGGCAGAGATGATGCAGAAGGCGCTGAGCGTATTCGACACCAGCTTTGACAAGGTTGCGGCAGAGGACCTGCCGCGGGTCTGA